The Blastococcus sp. HT6-4 genome window below encodes:
- a CDS encoding type 1 glutamine amidotransferase domain-containing protein, translated as MAGELNGMRVAVLATDGVEQVELDRPWQALEDAGAEPELVSFSTGTITAYEHIDKGERRTVDTDLGSADPDDYAALVLPGGVINGDFVRADADAVTFVKAFFDAGKPVAAICHAPWVLIEAGVVRGRRMTSWPSLQTDLRNAGADWVDEEVVVDGTLITSRKPDDLDAFGAAIVEEFAASRDEETADA; from the coding sequence ATGGCAGGAGAACTGAACGGGATGAGGGTGGCCGTGCTGGCCACCGACGGTGTGGAGCAGGTCGAGCTGGACCGGCCCTGGCAGGCCCTCGAGGACGCCGGCGCCGAACCGGAGCTGGTGTCGTTCAGCACGGGGACCATCACCGCCTACGAGCACATCGACAAGGGGGAGCGCCGCACGGTCGACACCGACCTGGGATCGGCCGATCCGGACGACTACGCGGCGCTGGTGCTGCCCGGCGGCGTGATCAACGGCGACTTCGTCCGCGCCGACGCCGACGCGGTGACCTTCGTGAAGGCGTTCTTCGACGCCGGCAAGCCGGTGGCCGCGATCTGCCACGCCCCCTGGGTCCTGATCGAGGCCGGCGTCGTCCGCGGTCGCCGCATGACGTCGTGGCCCTCGCTGCAGACCGATCTGCGCAACGCCGGCGCCGACTGGGTGGACGAGGAGGTCGTCGTCGACGGGACGCTGATCACCAGCCGCAAGCCCGACGACCTCGACGCGTTCGGCGCCGCGATCGTCGAGGAGTTCGCCGCGTCACGGGATGAGGAGACCGCCGACGCCTGA